The DNA region CGAAAATCCTACAAAGGTAGCAACTTCTGTTTAACCATTCCTGTCCCTTCCAAGCATCGTCATTACGATAGTCAGAGCATGTCTTCCCTCGATAGGAGGTTGCTTTCACGTCATATGCACGAGTCCGAGATGAGCAATCGGTGGTATTTGGAACATCATGCTGCTTTTTCTGATGATATGGAGAAATTTGCTATGTACTTGCCGGGGGCTAAGGAGGTTTGGAGGGGAAGCAAGTTTAGTCTAAGGGATATTGAGATGGCCACGAATGGGTTGGCAAAGGCAAATGTGATCGGAAGTGGGGATTATGGGGCTGTTTATCGTGGAATTTTGTTGGATAAGACGCCCGTGGCCGTGAAGAAGCTTGTTAGTGTCAGGTAATTATAACCCAGTTCTTGCTATTAATTGATTCTCCCAATAGAATTATGGGTTTGAATACAGGCTAAAGTAGTTCATATACAAGTATAAATATGATTAATCTGACTGTTAAGCTAATATATATGATGATCAGAATTTATGTttgttacttgttttttttgCTATTCTGgcttaatatttattgatgctAGCTAGAGAATGGCtgtgtgtatgtatattatacacacacacacaaagagGCATTGCTACTTTTGGGAGTTAAAGCGAAGTTGAATTATATTAACTTTCGGTGTAAGCAtggtgatatatataataggtgcTGCTCCCATAAATATCATGTTTTATGTAATATATTTCTGAAGTTTATAACATTATACGTACACATCAATCAATATATCATGATCTTTTTGGTTCAGGTGTCCTCTTCAAACAGTGGTTTCTTGATGATGATCTATATGATCTAGTGATCTCTCTGAACCATTTACTTTTGGCCAACCAAAACTACTTAAGAAACATACTTCAGAATCCTAATTTGTATACCATCTCTTCGTGTTCTTCTTATCAGCTTCTGTCCTTTGAAATTCGAATAAAACTGTAAAATCTAATTAAGTTTTTGCCTCACCAAAATTACGtaattcatttatatagaagCTTTGTACAGTTACAGTAGTACAGtgtttgaatttcaaatgaTAGATTACAAGAGATAATTAACGATAGATTACAAGAGATAAGGATAAATTATAATCTAAACTGATTGATTGCCTTGTGATTGAGGTTTGAGTTGCTTATAATCTTTATCTGATGATCAATCTTGATCAGGAGTAACCGTAATATATCCTTGACAAAAACAAACAGGTTGCATACAATTTTGCAAGCAGATTTAGTGAAAATGAATATTTGCTGCCTGAGTAAGACAGGCCAACAATGTCAGGTTTTTGAGCATGATTTCTAATCATAGGCTAGTTAGGTTTGGATGctgattttttcattttataattctgATGCCGGAAATGATTTGGACCATAATAGATTGACCCCCGAAACATGTACTGAATTGTAATtctatgcatgcatgcttaGAGTCTTCAACCAAATCTTATTTTTGAGTCGAAATGAACCATATTATATGTGATTCATTCATGGAATATTCATGAATAACCATTAGTTGCAAAGCTGAGGGCTTCATAGCAGAAATGGAGGCATTTGGGCAAGTTAGGCACAAGAATCTGGTCAATTTGCTTGGATACTGCAGTGAAGGAACTTACAGGTATCATCTTTTTGGTTTCTTATAGGataagtcattttaattttgttttttctgaCTTAAATATTATGAGAATGTTTTTGCCATTATTAAGTGATTTAGATTTTCAAACACTAAATTTAACTTTCTTTTCTGTCAGGATGCTTGTATATGAGTATGTGGATAATGGTAATCTGTTCCAGTGGCTTCATGAAAATCCAGAAAAAGTCAGTCCTCTAACATGGAGTATAAGGGTTAAAATTATCCGAGGAATTGCAAAAGGGTGAGATGTAGAATCCTAAATCTACGATGCATCTATTATTTCAATATTCCTCGTTACGAGTTTACGCTGACATGAGTTCAAatgaatgtgttttttttttttttggcagatTAGCCTACCTTCATGAGGACCTTGAACCTAAAGTTATACACAGATGCCTAAAATCCAGCAATATACTGCTTGATCACAAATGGAATCCAAAGATAACCGATTTCGGCCTTGCTAGGCTTTTTGGTCCCGAGTGGAATCGCATAATAATGGAAACATTAGGGTCAGATCTCTGCTATAGCTTTATGaacaatataaatatacatgaaATGTGATAATCTATAGCATATATatcctttttattattattattgttttcgaATTGATCTGGACATTGAAAGTGAAAAGTAGTACTACTCTCCATGCAGTTATGTAGCTCCAGAATATGATTCAACTGATGCATTCACTGAGAAGATCGATGTATATAGCTTCGGGATACTTGTCATGGAGATCATCTCTGGGAGGACCCCTGTAGATAGCCTTCATGATCCCCAAGTATGTATATATAGCTACCTAGCTAACTAATTTGGAACATGATTTGGCTggttttattcatatattttactaattttAAATAACAAGAAGTAATTTATGATCTTATACGTACATTACTAGATCATGAATTTGACTGACTTGACGTACTATTGCAGCCATATTTGATTGAGTGGTTAAAGTCAATGGTTGCAAATCGTAAAGTTGATTATGTGGTGGATCCTAAATTGCAAGAAATGCCTTCTTCAAAGGAACTCAAGCGGATTATTTTGGTTGCTCTTCGATGTGTGGATCCTAATATAAATGATAGGCCTAAAATGGGAGATGTTCTTCACATGCTCGAGCCTTGTGATATGTTACTCACTGATGTAAGAGCAATCTGTTTCTTCTGAAATGCATGTCCTCTatcccttttctctctctctctcttgacaATTCCACTTTCCCTTGTTTCTTATGTATACTATTTAAGGATCGCAGCCGGATAATGAGAGAAACTTCTTGTTGCAATGATCACCCAGAAAAAAGTTTAGCTCTCTCCGTATCAGGTGGTGGTGGATCACCTAACACAACAAATAAAGGTGAAAGCAGCTTCCCAAAGTTACCATTTAATGACCATTttgaaaatgaagaataataCTCATTCATCttatactacatattttatatattaaaatattattttttatttttttatttcattttatttttattaaattaattaaattattttatttttcatttatatattatatatttattataaaaaaataaaataaattaaaataaatatgatacgtAAAATGTaaagataataagaaaaatttctttaaaaattatcataattatatGACCGTGGAGGTCATCAATGACTTGGAGGCCGTATGTCTGGGTCTCCGCGTCTCTCTCTGATTGATCTCTTGCAGAATCACGTCATGTCACAGGTACTGGCAGTACGTCAAAGCCTTCAAGGGAACATCATCAATGGGCAACCTGTCCTCAGCCGGCTGCCTCAGGTAATTAGGAACAATCAAGCTGGCTTTTCTTCTCATGCATGAACAAATGGCATGATATTAATTGGTAGAATTCCGGTACTGTAATTCCTTTGGCTTAGTCAACGAGATGGTCACATTGgaagtgcatatatatatatatatatatatggaagtgcatatatatatatatatattcctctaAAATGATCATGATTGGCAATCCCCTCAAGTCATTCTGAACAAGTAATatagcatatattatatatattctctgGCGCCACCACATGATGATCTCTGTAATTGATCTCTCTAACCACGGTTTTTCTTCATTATAAACGAGTACAACGGAGCTCCTCCTTTGTCACCACCAAACTCACCCAAGGCCCAAGTGGACCTCCAGGATACCCATCATGATCGCCAAATCTTAAACTTACCTCAAAGCGACATGGGCCAATAG from Carya illinoinensis cultivar Pawnee chromosome 6, C.illinoinensisPawnee_v1, whole genome shotgun sequence includes:
- the LOC122314167 gene encoding probable serine/threonine-protein kinase At1g01540 — translated: MSFTDIVMRKLSKHTSFFGLPLWVLIVSLIAFFLVLIVAILSLYFVFCRRRKSYKGSNFCLTIPVPSKHRHYDSQSMSSLDRRLLSRHMHESEMSNRWYLEHHAAFSDDMEKFAMYLPGAKEVWRGSKFSLRDIEMATNGLAKANVIGSGDYGAVYRGILLDKTPVAVKKLVSVSCKAEGFIAEMEAFGQVRHKNLVNLLGYCSEGTYRMLVYEYVDNGNLFQWLHENPEKVSPLTWSIRVKIIRGIAKGLAYLHEDLEPKVIHRCLKSSNILLDHKWNPKITDFGLARLFGPEWNRIIMETLGYVAPEYDSTDAFTEKIDVYSFGILVMEIISGRTPVDSLHDPQPYLIEWLKSMVANRKVDYVVDPKLQEMPSSKELKRIILVALRCVDPNINDRPKMGDVLHMLEPCDMLLTDDRSRIMRETSCCNDHPEKSLALSVSGGGGSPNTTNKGTGSTSKPSREHHQWATCPQPAASGN